ttaatgaattattattactgtagaaaataaaataaattggtgtaaataggtacctactatatgaggcataacgggagggggtataaggtgggtaagggtgtttagcccatgaaactgaacaacattcccataggaaaatatgttgaattaggaaaaaaaaacgtctttccatacaaattggacttatgttcgctctacaaaaagaagtgagatgccatcaaaaacattctgtaaaaacctcaagtctcgccgtaaaaagttgtgagatctatataataccaagtcgattaatctatttagtctctacttaaaggaccttctgtcttatgttattacgtatgttattatcatgccaatttaaaaaaaaatacctttaaaacaaatagatcgacttggtcatcgcaagaaaacacaaattcgccattaacatttcaggagcattaacttctcgtcgtgctgtgtagtgtgatacatactaataatcaaaacatgcgatggccaggtcggtctatttgttttaaaggtatttttttttaaattggcatgataataacatacgtaataacataagacagaaggtcctttaagtagagactaaatagattaatcgacttggtattatatagatctcacaactttttacggcgagacttgaggtttttacagaatgtttttgatggcatatattTTACACGTGCCGTCTGTTGATACTGCTATATACTGGATACGTCAGATTCCTAGCTATTATTTGACAGCTGATTAAGACCAAACGACACGCTCTCAGTATAACAAGGTAAGCATTGGATTAAGATATCATGACCGATATTCAGGATAATCTATAACAAACACGATTTTAAAATAACGCAATTTTGTTCGTGCGTTTGGCACGCACGGTTGgaattgtcgagtatcgaaagtttaactcttaaaatgtactgccaaaatagttcctacgacgcccgttagaggcgctgatcagattttcatctcgatagctagccggttgtcggtagtcgctAGTGGTAGAGAATCCAGCTAGAAGTTAAAGGAGCCATCTTGTGTAGTCCAAAGATTTGTTGTCATtagacttaaaaataaattgacaaatcCTGCGAAccatataattatgtttctgTTCACAGACGTTGTCAAAACGACTTACAAACTTTAATTAGTGTCTTAATACAACATTCAAACCTAAGCTATCCCGAATCTGTTGAAGACAACCGCAAGTCTATACGTATAACAATATTCCCGTGGCCACAAACTCGAAGCTAAACCAACAAGTGGACTCGAAGCTCGCGTGTTTACACATTCAAAATAGCAATTAGCAAGCCGTCGATCAAGTGAGAGGCCTGTCAACCCTTCGCTGTTTCATCATCAATTTCCTTTAAACGTCCTATACGCTGACAAAACTTGCTTAACACATTTTTCGTTGAATTTTGTGACTACAGTATTGCGGATTATTGCGCAATATTGTGGAATATGTATTTCTATGAATCACAGGTGCCAACAGTTGATAAACAGAGACGCAACAATTTGTTTACATGCCTTTTTAAGACTACTTTAGCAATTTTAAGATTGTCAATATCGATATAAGGTATGCGGATCTCCACTCGCAGATAAGTTGACATGTTGCTACAATTTCACTAGAAAAAAATCGTGCGGCTTTAATTCATTTGAACCCATTACTGTACTACTGCTAggctaatttaataaatttcaacTTATTTAATACGACTGCTAAGCAAAGATCTCCTTCTAAAATGAGGAAGGGTTAGAACTTGAAGCTAAAACGTTGACCAAGTGGAGACTTGGGGACTGGGTATATTGATAGCGatcgaatatttttatgattgacAGACTCTGGTTGTAGTCTCTTTGGAGGTTTTAATTGTATGCTAGTTGTTACCTGCTGCTGGAACGGCTAGCTGGGAACAAGAAAATAAAGCGCGATTCACACTTAAAACGTGTACGGGTCGGGCGCGGATTGGACGCGGGCAGTGTGGTATCTTCTATATGAATACAAGTATTAAGTCCCGCCGTACTCCCGTCCAGACTAGCACCTGACACACACCCGCTTACTGTGTTAATGACGCTTAACACATTTTCTTCTACCATAATAAacatatactttttaattacattagTCTACTCCTTCAAACACCACCGAGCACACTATgcttatatttataaatgcgaatatagatatatttattatcgTCTGTGTGACCTTTCAGTCTATAAGCATGGGCAGAGTGGTCGGTAGGTTTGATGTCATCCCTTGTACGATGCGCATTAATCGAATCTGTCAGCGGACAAATGTAATCGGATCAATGGTTTTAAAACGTCCGCCCACGTTTTTATTCGTTTGATTGGTATCTCGAGTTCATAATTAGGTCGACAATTTGCTCAAAGGTTTAAGGTAAATacggtaaaatttattttggaaCTGAAAAGGTTAGAGCTGAATAGGaatcattatacatatttacataatattacgcccaTTAAACCCAGAGAGGTATTGCGGGGTGTAATAGTTTCACCAGTAACTGTGTTAGTCCGATGTAATATGGTGCGAGGCTATTGCTATATACTGGGTATTTTTAACCCAGGACTACATTTGAGAATAAtctgatataaattagaaaaagaccgaTAGGTCTTTGCCGCCCTGGAACTCGAACCCGGGATCTCGTGGTCAGCAGTTGGATACATTACTGACCGCGccacaaatacaaataactcTAAAAGCAAGGCCCTAAGCCAGtaactattacaaaaaatattggttgTTACAAAGTCAATGTAATAATACAACACttaaacacttattttatttaataaataaattatttcaaagtaacAATCATCTTCTCTTCTCAGTCGATACCGTCAATGTAACTTTATTTCACTTTACTGccgtaaaatgtatgccaactatattttcttcaaaatcagTTACTGGCCTTCGCGTGATTTGTTAACTGCCTACTAACTTACGCTGTTtctctgttattttatttttcattactcTCTTGCTTCTCTTCATTTGCCACAACCTTGTTCAATTTGTCCTCAGCCTCATCATATATATCTCCTTGTAACTCAATCTGGATTTCTCTTAAACTCTTGCCTTTGGTTTCAATAGCCATGAAGTGAGTGAACAGAGCTCCTAAGAAAGCCGACGCGGCGTAGAACCAAAAAGTTCCGGACAAGCCTAAAATATCCTTCATCTGTTGATATCCTTTCACGGTGAAGAAATTTAAAAACCCACCCAGAACGTTAATCAATGTAGTAGCAACTAATTTAACGTTCATAGGAAATATTTCGGCAAGGAGGATAGAACCTAAGCTGTTGTAACCCACAGTTGATAATACAGTGAATATTATGATTCCTACAAAAGGTACGTAGCTAGAATATCGGAAGAAGGTAGGGCGGGTGAAGAAATACGCTGATATGCCGAGCGTGATTGCAGAGCCTATGAAAGAGTAAAACAATAATGGTCGTCGTCCAATCTTGTCCACTATTACTGATAACAATACACCTGAAAAGATTCACTAAATtagaattaaatacaaaaataaaattaagtattcgTTGCTTAAAGTTAGATCAACTAAAAGGCTATGAGTTATTTCGTATTTGTGTTCCTCACCGGACAATAATTTTATAGCTCCAAATGCAATCAGTGCGGTAGACATTTCTATGTCCATCTTACATTCCTGAATGATAACGCCTAAATACTGTGAAATAGCTATAGAGCCAGTCATTACTGCAGCCAATTTTAATCCTGCAAAAAGAACATTAAAGTTGGGTAAAATCGTACTcaacttattataattaagggACTATACAAAATCTGGccaacattgtttatttttgactaGAAATAGTGCCATCTGTTTTTCATTTGAGAAACCAACTGAACTGACTATAGTTGTATTTGAGCTGTGTCTTTGAGGGAATGAATTTACGCGTTAaataatagatggcgctagtcACAACATAACGAAATACCCACTTTTCAGCTATCATTTCAGAATTAAGTAAAAACAGACAAGagagaaagaagaaaatattcttaCCAATAACCATTACTAATGCTTTTCTGTACTGCTTTCCGGTAAACAGTTCTTTAAGAGAGCCAGAACGGAGCATCTCCTTATAAACGTCCGATTTCATTCCAGTTAATCTTTCTTCCAATTCCTAAAATTAAAATGGTGATTTAAAAGCCAGACACACGCTgtgaattgaattaaatatattacttgCTTTTTAGTTCTAACATTTTCATCGCTACTCCCGCCCAATTTGATCAAAGCCTGCCTCGCGGCGTCCACTTTGGCTTCTTTCAGCAAATAATAAGGAGATTCCGGTACAAAACAGCAGACGATGAAATAGCAAATAGGCAGAGCTAATACTATCCAGTTTAAAGTATCATACGATATGAAAGGTCCTATACACATGACGAGGAAGTTGCCGAAACTGAACAGATAGCGATTGGCTGCTAACAATGTCCCTCTGATTTCCTTGTCTGAGATTTCTGCTAGATACATTGTGGATACCTGGAAAATAAaggtacttataaaaaatatattctcgaCATTAATCGACGGAACGGCAGacttggtgcgttgactgttgGGGGTTAGAATTCTTTAGTTACCAACCTTTTAAAGACTTCCGCCCCCTAcccaagataaaaaaaaacatccagCACCGCACATTAAAtggtaatatattatatctaatcatattattaaattatatctaGTTAACATTCCTGGCGTGAGCTTCATACTTACATTTCCTACTATGGCGCCGGCAACGCCCCATAGAAAATGTGTCACGTAAAGCAGCCATACTTTAGTCGTGTTTAAAATAATCACCTGAAACAGAGATTATTaggtatacttatttatattaataaataaaatgtgggTCAATGAAGAAAAACAGATGCTTCGTTAGCGCCAATTGGGAAAATCCAAattatcaaacaaattatatgatTACTGTTGACCCGTAGTTTAGTAATAAGTAGTTTATTCTCTATACAATAACTACTGATACGATACAATACACAatcagtatattataataaccaaacaaaaatattacagatGAACTAAAGAACACGGATATTGAAGCTGTACGTAATATATATCATAaccaattttcataattatattggtTTTTCAATTTAGCTATGAgagaatatatgtatattatgattCCTTCGAATGAAAATAATAAggatttgtttatattaaacacAAATAGTTATACTTTGCCTGTTTCCAAAATAACGATGTATAAAATCAGAGTTTCATCGTTCCAATCAAAATAGGCACAGCACTTCCCAGGATAGTGGCTCGCCTCCCGACGTTGTCTGTCATGTATCGCGACATTAAACTACCGCCTACAAACCCCGGGAACCCTATCGATGCCATCCAAGATATCTCTTCCTGAAAAAGAAACAGTTGAGGATTGATTTACACTAACGGccattttcaatattctatcACAGATTGCAGTACAGTGCAGTGCACGTTGTAACGATATTATAATGCTTGTATGCGGTGAGTAAGCAAtagaaaattttgtttagaatGAAGGAATAGAGAATCGAAATATGATGACTAAACTATCTAAGGTTAGAATTAGAAGATAGAAAAGGGAGAAGATATTCTGACCAAACCACATATATCAACGACTAGacctgacccgcgcaactacgctcgcgtcacctaagagagaatgggtcatattgttccccgtgtttgtaacattttttactggtactctactcccatgcgtgatgttatataggctatagccttcctcaataaataggctatccaacagtaaaatattttttcaatttgcaccagtagttcttgagattagctttataatattagtatagatatattgaTTCGGCACGCTTAAAAGTGCGTAGGTACCTATATGCAATGACACAGATAGCTACACTTGTTATCTTCTCAAATCCCACCAGTTACTGTCGGTTTACCTTAGTAATATTGATCGCAGTCTCATTGTTAAGAAACTTTGGCATGACAGGAGTAATCCATGCGAGTAGAACGCCAGACGTCACAGCAGCCAGTGACACTGTAAGCATAATAATGAATCATGGCCTCCTGACCTACTCTCGGTCATCGTAATTTCTTTCGAAGCTCACCTATAATGCCTGGCACCCATTCTCGATATTGACAAGGAAAGGATTCAACGGTATCCATATAAGTGGACAATGGCATAGTCCGATAGTGGAAGCTAGTATACATTGTCTATTCACCGTTCTCATAAGCCGGTAAAACATCAGCGTAGAGAATCCATCAATGCCGGTTTTACGCTCTCCGAGGTACAGAGGTCTATGACCCCAAATCACATATAACACGCAATCATCACTgattactttgtattttatacaatcGCTGATGTATTTgttgatttataatataaagatatcTTGTACTGCAGACACTACAGTCGCATTTACTTGACAACATGATGATAACCTGCTGAACCACACTTGGTaatgacataaatatttgaatgacGTCTAATAATAACTAAGTGCAAGAAACATGTGTTATTTACACGTATTAAGAAAAGCTTTACTTAGTGCATGTGAATCAAATACGAATAGAATGTTGAACAGATATCGCCTCAATCGACATAACATCGATAGACAAATATGCGTCCCCATTTCAAACGGTTATACGGGCTGCTAAGTGCTAGTGTATTTGCAAGTTTATTGCAATACTATTTTCTATGAATTCCTTTgttaatacatataaataatgaaaaactgTTGTATGTACTCACCAGCAAACGACACAAAATACTGTATTCTCGCAGATCTCTTCATTTTGCACTCTGTTTACCGTACTAATTTATAAACGACCACAACATACAACATTCTGTTCCACACAATTAACCACACTGAGCGTTAGTTGACCCGTGATTCACAACATCACGACGATCCATGAAACAGCTCTTTATCATGTAAATTTAGAAGGCTAAAACATTATCTGTGACAATAATATTGCGTACTTATCAGCTGGCACAGTATAGATTGGTGGGAAATCTAGAGTGATGACATTATCTTTGATTGTGATAGAATCAATGATGTTCGTACAGTTTTATTTGCTTACTACTGTGGTCGGCAAGGCCACCCACCTTACCTTAAAAGGATAGAGCAACAATATTCGTGCGGAACACTTCAAACTAATTGATGTCCCACTTTTTGCGTGTATGTGTATTAAATACCGAGTAATTATAGGCGAGCATTTCGAGTTatcgtatattttaatatcgaaGTTTGTCAGAGATATAAACTTGTTACAGTatgtttttagttatatttagcAAGTCTCTCCTGTTCATGAATTTACAAATGCTTCCAAGCACTAGTCACCTGTTTCAAGATTTAATTGTCGTCATATGCTCGTCCCTGTGTGCCTacaactacaaaatatattaaataaacttaccACTGTGTTTAGTACACTTACAGATTACTTACCTAATCTGCGGCACTCAATGCTTGGCTACAAAACAATTGACACTAATAAATCAACGATAAAGCaatcgtatatttatttacgaacaAAGTACACAATAAAGTATAACTTTCTTCAACTGATTTTATTGACTAGAATCACAAAATGACAGAAGTCATCCtcataaatactgttttattctGTATCGATCTCATTTACTCATGTAGACGACTAAAAACtgttaatatatataaatgtattgatATCTACATAAGGCCTCACACTAAGCctcttacaaataaaaatattaacttccTCAAAATAGAGATTGCACTATTTCGTTTCCAAGTTTTTAAGTTCCGTAGCCTCGACATCATTATTCGCCACAGCTTGGTTCAACTTTTCGCCAGCCTCATCGTAAATATCTCCTTGCAACTCAATCTGGATCTCTCTTAAGCTCTTACCCTTGGTTTCTAGGACTACGAAATGGGTAAACACGGCACCAAAAAGAGCCCAGCTTCCATAAAACCAGAAGACGCCAGTTAATCCTGATATATCCTTCATTGCCTGATATCCTTTAACTGCTAAGAAGTTTAAGAATCCTCCGAGTATAAGTGTTAAAGTCGTTCCAACAGATTTGACATTCATAGGAAATACTTCGGCAAGGATTGTGTTTACTAAGCTGTTGTAGCCTAAGTTGGATATTACGGTATAAGCTATGATCGCGATGAAAGGTATGTAGCCGTAGAAACTCGAAGAGGTGGGTTGTATAAAGAAATATGCCCCAACAATGACGAGGGTTATCGCGGACCCGAGGTAGGAGTACAACAGTAAAGGTTTCCGTCCAACCTTGTCCACTATCACTGATAAAAATACGCCTGCAAAAGATACATACAATTATTTCCAGACTGTAAGTAGCGAGGTTATTCAAAACTAAGTGAATTTTAGAAGTACTGAAATCGTAAACTAGGCCTATTTCTTTTTCATCTGATTATATTGGATGAAGTCTAAAATACCCTATTAATGTGAGACTGGATTTAAGCACTGCCATGTAACAAATGGAACTATGAAATATGATAGACAAATTAATACATTACCTGTGACCAATCTAAGAGCTCCAAACACGATGAGTACAGTCGACATACTGAGGCTCGTGTCGGTTTCCTGGGTAATACGTCCCAGGTATTGCGTTATGGCTAAAGAACCAgccaatatttgagtacatTTTAATCCTAAAATGTGAAAATCATAACATTAGTAATGTcctcctcctagccgatatacggctacggcggtcagtttcattgaaactggccatctgtgcaggactttgtttatagtgtccaagtgtgtgcacaatacacaggtacactctctattccatcactctcatagtccggtgggacggatgaccgacacgaccagagagaggtcaggcgcaggaccgacggctttacgtgctctccgaggcacggaggtcttcgacctcaacttcccaactccgggcaatctctaagaaattcttaacagaaaatctcagaaaagactttttggcccgacccaggattcgaacccgagac
Above is a genomic segment from Anticarsia gemmatalis isolate Benzon Research Colony breed Stoneville strain chromosome 8, ilAntGemm2 primary, whole genome shotgun sequence containing:
- the LOC142974539 gene encoding facilitated trehalose transporter Tret1-like; its protein translation is MKRSARIQYFVSFAVSLAAVTSGVLLAWITPVMPKFLNNETAINITKEEISWMASIGFPGFVGGSLMSRYMTDNVGRRATILGSAVPILIGTVIILNTTKVWLLYVTHFLWGVAGAIVGNVSTMYLAEISDKEIRGTLLAANRYLFSFGNFLVMCIGPFISYDTLNWIVLALPICYFIVCCFVPESPYYLLKEAKVDAARQALIKLGGSSDENELEERLTGMKSDVYKEMLRSGSLKELFTGKQYRKALVMVIGLKLAAVMTGSIAISQYLGVIIQECKMDIEMSTALIAFGAIKLLSGVLLSVIVDKIGRRPLLFYSFIGSAITLGISAYFFTRPTFFRYSSYVPFVGIIIFTVLSTVGYNSLGSILLAEIFPMNVKLVATTLINVLGGFLNFFTVKGYQQMKDILGLSGTFWFYAASAFLGALFTHFMAIETKGKSLREIQIELQGDIYDEAEDKLNKVVANEEKQESNEK